A genomic window from Prochlorococcus sp. RS04 includes:
- the rlmN gene encoding 23S rRNA (adenine(2503)-C(2))-methyltransferase RlmN yields the protein MKNLLGSSVKDLENVAMDYGQAAFRGRQIYNWIYNYRNKKKNIDQIEVLPLDFRKKLQDDGFKVGELSIQERNLANDGTLKLLLTTNDNENIECVGIPTEKRLTACLSSQVGCPMDCKFCATGKEGLKRSLKASEILDQILFIENEMNRKVTNIVFMGMGEPLLNIDDLLVSIRSINEDFQISQRKITVSTVAIPKMISKLSAKSFQILGNCQFTLAISLHASNQKIRETIIPSAKNYKIENIIEDCKQYVKDTGRRVSFEYLMLNGVNDKLEHANELSNLLKGFQCHVNLIQYNQIDEVEFQRASLKNLQSFQSRLSRNGIAVSLRKSRGLDKNAACGQLRQNTKVK from the coding sequence TTGAAAAATCTTCTTGGAAGTAGTGTTAAAGATTTAGAAAATGTGGCTATGGATTATGGCCAAGCTGCTTTTAGGGGTCGCCAAATCTACAATTGGATTTATAACTATAGAAATAAGAAGAAAAATATTGATCAAATAGAAGTTTTACCTTTAGATTTTAGAAAAAAATTACAGGATGATGGTTTCAAAGTAGGTGAATTAAGTATTCAAGAAAGAAATTTAGCTAACGATGGCACTCTAAAGTTGTTATTGACTACAAACGATAATGAAAATATTGAGTGCGTTGGGATACCAACTGAAAAAAGACTAACTGCTTGTCTTTCTAGTCAAGTGGGATGCCCTATGGACTGCAAATTTTGCGCAACTGGCAAGGAAGGTTTGAAGAGATCTTTAAAAGCAAGTGAAATTTTAGATCAAATTTTATTTATCGAAAATGAAATGAATAGAAAAGTGACCAATATTGTTTTTATGGGTATGGGTGAACCTTTATTGAATATTGATGACTTGCTCGTGTCAATTAGATCTATAAATGAGGATTTTCAAATTAGTCAGAGAAAGATAACTGTAAGCACTGTAGCTATTCCAAAAATGATAAGTAAATTATCAGCAAAGTCTTTCCAAATATTAGGTAATTGTCAATTTACTTTAGCAATAAGCTTACATGCTTCAAACCAAAAAATAAGAGAAACGATAATACCAAGTGCAAAAAACTACAAGATCGAAAATATAATTGAAGACTGTAAGCAATACGTAAAAGATACTGGTCGGAGGGTAAGTTTTGAATATTTAATGCTAAATGGGGTTAATGACAAATTAGAACATGCTAATGAATTAAGTAATTTGCTGAAAGGGTTTCAATGCCACGTAAATTTAATACAATACAATCAAATTGATGAGGTTGAATTTCAAAGAGCCTCTCTAAAAAATCTTCAATCATTTCAATCTAGACTTTCTCGTAATGGGATCGCTGTTAGCTTGCGAAAAAGTAGAGGTCTAGACAAAAATGCGGCATGTGGCCAGCTAAGACAAAATACAAAAGTTAAATAA
- a CDS encoding HEAT repeat domain-containing protein, which translates to MTKNNDPNKESLVDIAVDPEVLARELALEIEIDPLEQIDEDSFSKGLNITQECNEALKMLKGNREERIQGLRIFCEYRDSRSFPLLLPLLDQPCPVERMSVVYALGRNPCPTAVEKLVSLLETDDNAYVRRATAWSLANYDNQIVLKPLINALKNDVAAVRLWSSSSLAEIGNVSLENAQLAAEQLLISLKIDNEPGVRSNCIWSLCRLYEKLNYTIQESFVDECTKIALFDKEPSVMEEAKTALDSMGMQGFYN; encoded by the coding sequence ATGACAAAAAATAATGATCCTAATAAAGAAAGCTTAGTTGATATCGCTGTTGATCCAGAAGTTTTAGCGAGAGAATTAGCCTTAGAAATTGAAATAGATCCTTTAGAACAAATTGATGAAGATTCTTTTTCAAAAGGTTTAAACATAACTCAAGAGTGCAATGAAGCATTAAAAATGCTCAAAGGTAACAGAGAAGAAAGAATACAGGGTTTAAGAATATTTTGTGAATATAGAGATTCAAGATCTTTTCCTCTTTTGTTACCATTACTTGACCAACCTTGTCCTGTTGAAAGAATGAGTGTGGTATATGCTTTAGGCCGTAATCCATGTCCTACCGCGGTTGAGAAACTTGTCAGTCTTTTGGAGACTGACGATAATGCTTATGTCAGAAGAGCAACTGCATGGAGCTTAGCTAATTATGATAATCAAATTGTTTTGAAGCCATTAATAAATGCTTTGAAGAACGACGTAGCCGCAGTAAGGTTGTGGTCATCTAGTTCTTTAGCTGAAATCGGAAATGTTTCTTTGGAAAATGCTCAATTAGCAGCAGAACAACTTTTAATAAGTTTAAAAATAGATAATGAACCGGGTGTAAGAAGTAATTGCATCTGGTCATTGTGTAGATTGTACGAAAAACTAAACTATACAATTCAAGAAAGTTTCGTTGATGAATGTACCAAGATAGCTCTTTTCGATAAAGAACCTTCTGTTATGGAAGAAGCAAAAACTGCCTTGGATTCAATGGGGATGCAAGGTTTTTATAACTAA
- a CDS encoding DUF1257 domain-containing protein, with protein MSHFSTIKTQLKEVEPLIKALNHFGYSINQEEKFVKGYKGQFTAVDISMNLPGDTQVGFKWDNNSNSYELVTDLDLWKFEIPVERFISKVTQMYAYQTIISKTQEDGYQIVEQKNKNDGSIELVLTKWEN; from the coding sequence ATGTCACATTTTAGTACAATTAAAACTCAGCTCAAAGAAGTAGAGCCATTAATTAAGGCTTTAAATCATTTCGGTTATAGTATTAATCAAGAAGAAAAGTTTGTAAAAGGATATAAAGGTCAATTCACAGCCGTTGATATAAGCATGAATTTACCTGGTGATACCCAAGTTGGATTTAAATGGGATAACAACTCTAATTCATATGAATTAGTTACTGACCTTGATCTATGGAAATTTGAGATTCCAGTAGAAAGATTTATCTCAAAAGTTACACAAATGTATGCATACCAAACAATCATTTCTAAAACGCAAGAAGACGGATATCAAATCGTAGAGCAAAAAAATAAAAATGATGGTTCTATTGAATTGGTCTTAACC
- a CDS encoding DNA-directed RNA polymerase subunit beta' gives MTSSKSKKTSRVRKTTKNSKKNNPVTMPELAKTPPSFKNKVVDKKVLKNLVSWAYKTHGTAITAAMADNLKDLGFKYATQAAVSISVDDLKVPEAKQDLIGQAEEQISATEECYRLGEITEVERHTKVIDTWTETNERLVDAVKNNFNQNDPLNSVWMMANSGARGNMSQVRQLVGMRGLMANPQGEIIDLPIRTNFREGLTVTEYVISSYGARKGLVDTALRTADSGYLTRRLVDVAQDVIVREEDCGTERSIVVEAEDGKFGTRLLGRLTAEDIFDPEENLVVPQNTAINPALSAEIEKASISEVKIRSPLTCEANRSVCRRCYGWALAHNHLVDLGEAVGIIAAQSIGEPGTQLTMRTFHTGGVSTAESGVVRSKVSGKVEFSSKAKVRGYRTPHGVEAKQAEVDFILKIVPQGNNSGKAQKIEVSSGSLLFVDDGEEISSDITVAQIIAGTVKKSVEKATKDVICDLAGQVRYDKVIQPKEVTDRQGNITLKAQRLGRLWVLAGDVYNLPPNARPVISSGKSVDEGTVLAEASQSSEFGGLVRLRESVGDSREVQIVTTSMSLSNFKLIEESTHSGQIYNLESSDGTSYRLNISPGSKISNGEVIADLTDERFRTKTGGLVKYAPGLSVKKARSSKNGFEVSQGGTLLWIPQETHEINKDISLLMIEDMKWIEAGTEVVKDIFSQTSGIVTVTQKNDILREITVRNGTFHECDDEEVLNRFTEEGNLVNPGEKILDGVDNKEILFVQKLETPKCRGLLLRTVEEFTIPDQAQLPQLSHVKQEKGPHLGLKAIQRLSYKDGELIKSVEGVELLRTHLSIESFDATPQMTIDVESIEDKNDASINRLNLVILESILVRRDTISDSSHGSTHTELQVNNNQVVKAGDVIATTQILCKEKGFVQLPNVVDDEPIRRLIVEREEDKIEIKISGKAVVKVGDRVVDGDPISDSVKSTSCGEIEEISNSSVILRLGRPYMVSPDSVLHVKDGDLVLRGDGLALLVFERQKTGDIVQGLPRIEELLEARRPRDSAILCKKSGIVQIKQGNDEESVSLSVIEKDDLVNEYQLLIGKNIMVSDGQQVKGGESLTDGPINPHELLDCYFNDLKDQKPLIDAARESISKLQRSMVNEVQNVYKSQGVAIDDKHIEVIVRQMTSKVRIEDAGDTTLLPGELIELRQVEDTNQAMAITGGAPAEFTPVLLGITKASLNTDSFISAASFQETTRVLTEAAIEGKSDWLRGLKENVIIGRLIPAGTGFSGFVEELSSEAGPHPDILAEESGGYRRTQNLRPDYTVDMPQSPAVSSTAILDDPSDEDLETTRNRHGIDPSSSNFAAFARPNAENQFSEDQLPDPAALEGLQEEGLLSDE, from the coding sequence ATGACTTCATCTAAATCTAAAAAAACATCCAGAGTTCGTAAAACTACTAAAAACTCAAAAAAGAACAATCCAGTTACAATGCCTGAACTTGCTAAAACGCCCCCATCATTTAAAAATAAGGTAGTTGATAAGAAAGTCTTAAAAAATTTAGTCTCTTGGGCTTATAAAACTCATGGAACAGCTATAACTGCAGCCATGGCAGATAATCTAAAGGATTTAGGATTCAAATATGCTACCCAAGCTGCGGTCTCTATCTCAGTAGATGACTTAAAAGTTCCTGAAGCTAAACAAGATTTAATAGGACAAGCTGAAGAGCAAATATCTGCTACAGAAGAATGCTATAGACTTGGTGAAATTACCGAAGTTGAAAGGCATACAAAAGTTATAGATACCTGGACTGAAACTAATGAAAGATTGGTAGATGCTGTAAAGAATAATTTTAATCAAAATGATCCACTAAATTCCGTTTGGATGATGGCTAATTCAGGAGCAAGAGGTAATATGTCTCAGGTAAGACAACTTGTTGGTATGAGGGGATTGATGGCTAATCCTCAAGGGGAAATCATTGACCTGCCAATAAGAACTAATTTTAGAGAAGGACTCACTGTTACTGAATATGTAATTTCTTCTTATGGAGCAAGGAAAGGTTTGGTGGATACTGCCTTAAGAACTGCCGATTCTGGTTATTTAACTAGGAGATTAGTTGATGTTGCTCAGGATGTAATTGTAAGAGAAGAAGATTGTGGAACAGAACGATCAATAGTTGTTGAAGCTGAAGATGGTAAATTTGGAACAAGGCTTCTTGGTAGGCTTACCGCTGAGGATATTTTTGATCCTGAAGAAAACCTTGTTGTTCCGCAAAACACTGCTATAAATCCTGCATTGTCAGCAGAAATTGAGAAAGCATCTATTAGTGAAGTAAAAATAAGATCCCCATTAACATGTGAAGCTAACAGATCCGTTTGTAGGAGGTGCTACGGATGGGCATTGGCTCATAATCATTTGGTTGATTTAGGCGAGGCAGTTGGAATTATTGCTGCTCAATCGATTGGCGAGCCAGGAACTCAATTGACAATGAGAACTTTCCATACTGGAGGTGTATCAACTGCCGAAAGTGGAGTTGTAAGATCAAAAGTTTCTGGTAAAGTTGAATTTAGTTCAAAAGCAAAGGTTAGAGGTTATAGAACTCCACATGGCGTGGAAGCTAAACAAGCAGAAGTTGATTTCATACTCAAGATTGTTCCTCAAGGAAATAATTCTGGCAAAGCTCAAAAAATTGAAGTTTCTAGTGGATCGCTTTTATTTGTAGATGACGGTGAAGAAATTAGTTCTGATATTACTGTTGCTCAGATTATTGCTGGAACCGTGAAAAAGAGTGTTGAAAAAGCAACAAAGGATGTTATTTGTGATCTAGCTGGTCAAGTTAGGTATGACAAGGTTATTCAACCAAAGGAGGTAACTGATAGGCAGGGTAATATTACCTTAAAAGCTCAAAGATTAGGCAGATTGTGGGTTTTAGCAGGAGATGTTTATAATTTGCCACCAAATGCTAGACCGGTTATATCATCTGGGAAATCTGTAGATGAAGGGACAGTTTTAGCAGAAGCAAGTCAATCAAGTGAGTTTGGAGGACTAGTTCGATTAAGAGAATCAGTAGGAGATTCTAGAGAAGTTCAGATTGTTACTACTTCAATGTCTTTAAGTAATTTTAAATTAATTGAAGAATCTACTCACTCAGGTCAAATATATAATTTGGAATCCAGTGATGGGACATCTTATCGTTTAAACATTTCCCCAGGAAGTAAAATCAGTAATGGTGAGGTAATAGCAGATTTAACGGATGAAAGGTTTCGTACAAAAACTGGTGGGCTTGTAAAATACGCGCCAGGATTAAGTGTCAAAAAAGCGAGATCATCTAAAAATGGTTTTGAAGTAAGTCAAGGAGGGACATTGCTCTGGATTCCGCAAGAAACACATGAAATCAATAAGGATATATCTCTTCTAATGATTGAAGATATGAAATGGATTGAAGCTGGAACAGAAGTTGTAAAAGATATTTTTAGTCAAACATCAGGTATTGTTACAGTTACGCAAAAAAATGATATCCTTCGTGAAATAACTGTAAGAAATGGAACTTTTCATGAGTGTGATGATGAAGAAGTTTTGAATAGATTTACAGAAGAAGGAAATCTTGTAAATCCAGGCGAAAAGATTTTAGATGGTGTTGATAATAAAGAAATTCTATTTGTTCAAAAATTAGAAACTCCTAAATGTCGAGGCTTGTTATTAAGAACTGTTGAAGAATTTACTATTCCTGACCAGGCCCAATTACCTCAACTATCACATGTTAAGCAGGAAAAAGGTCCGCATCTAGGCTTAAAAGCTATCCAAAGGCTTTCCTATAAAGACGGTGAGTTAATAAAATCAGTTGAAGGGGTTGAATTACTTAGAACACATTTAAGTATTGAAAGCTTTGATGCTACTCCTCAAATGACTATTGACGTTGAGTCTATTGAAGATAAAAATGATGCATCAATCAATAGATTAAATTTAGTAATATTGGAGTCTATTCTTGTAAGAAGAGATACCATATCTGACTCTAGTCATGGCTCAACACATACAGAACTGCAAGTCAATAATAACCAAGTAGTAAAAGCAGGAGATGTAATAGCTACTACTCAAATTCTTTGTAAAGAGAAGGGATTTGTTCAATTACCAAATGTTGTTGATGATGAGCCAATAAGAAGGTTAATTGTTGAAAGAGAAGAAGATAAGATTGAAATTAAAATTAGTGGTAAAGCAGTAGTTAAAGTTGGTGATCGTGTAGTTGATGGTGATCCTATTAGTGATTCTGTAAAATCAACTTCTTGTGGAGAAATAGAAGAGATTTCTAATAGTTCAGTAATCTTAAGACTTGGTAGGCCTTATATGGTTTCTCCTGATTCAGTTTTACATGTTAAGGACGGAGACTTGGTTCTTAGGGGAGATGGTTTAGCTTTACTTGTTTTTGAAAGGCAGAAAACAGGAGATATCGTACAAGGATTACCTCGTATTGAAGAGTTATTAGAAGCTAGGAGACCTAGAGATTCAGCAATTCTATGTAAAAAATCTGGAATTGTTCAGATTAAACAAGGTAATGATGAAGAATCAGTTTCTTTATCTGTAATTGAAAAAGATGATTTAGTTAATGAATATCAATTATTAATTGGAAAAAATATAATGGTTAGTGATGGACAACAAGTTAAAGGTGGAGAATCTTTAACCGATGGACCAATTAATCCACATGAACTATTAGATTGCTATTTCAATGATTTAAAAGATCAAAAACCTCTTATAGATGCAGCTCGAGAATCTATATCAAAATTACAAAGAAGTATGGTAAATGAGGTGCAAAATGTTTATAAATCACAGGGTGTAGCTATCGATGATAAGCATATTGAAGTTATTGTTAGACAGATGACAAGTAAAGTCCGTATAGAGGATGCAGGGGATACTACTCTTTTGCCTGGGGAACTTATAGAGTTGAGGCAAGTGGAAGATACAAACCAAGCAATGGCAATTACAGGAGGAGCTCCTGCAGAATTCACCCCTGTTTTGTTGGGTATTACTAAAGCCTCACTAAATACAGACAGTTTTATTTCAGCAGCATCATTCCAAGAAACCACAAGGGTTCTTACAGAAGCTGCAATTGAGGGTAAATCTGATTGGTTAAGAGGCTTAAAAGAAAATGTTATTATCGGTAGATTAATTCCTGCGGGTACGGGTTTTAGCGGATTTGTAGAGGAACTATCCTCAGAGGCTGGTCCTCATCCCGATATCCTTGCTGAAGAATCTGGTGGTTATAGAAGAACTCAAAACTTAAGACCAGACTATACAGTTGATATGCCACAATCTCCAGCTGTAAGCTCTACTGCAATACTTGATGATCCTAGTGATGAAGATTTGGAGACTACTCGAAACCGACATGGAATCGATCCCTCTTCCAGCAATTTTGCTGCCTTTGCAAGGCCTAATGCTGAAAATCAATTTTCTGAAGATCAATTACCAGATCCTGCAGCATTAGAGGGATTACAGGAAGAAGGCCTTCTTTCTGATGAATAA
- a CDS encoding high light inducible protein produces the protein MIKPEIVPKRKLPRYGFHFYNERLNGRMAMIGFIALILTEFFLKHGLLLW, from the coding sequence ATGATTAAGCCAGAGATTGTCCCTAAAAGAAAATTACCTCGTTATGGATTCCATTTTTATAATGAAAGACTTAATGGAAGAATGGCCATGATTGGATTTATTGCGCTAATTCTTACAGAATTCTTTTTAAAACATGGTTTGTTGTTATGGTAA
- a CDS encoding DUF2997 domain-containing protein, which translates to MPQKTLRFKIHQDGRVEETVEGFTGNSCNEATKNLEDALGKVTVKNKTSDAFISNKSENLTQLINDSNVTF; encoded by the coding sequence ATGCCTCAAAAAACTTTGAGATTCAAAATTCATCAAGACGGAAGAGTTGAAGAGACTGTTGAGGGATTTACTGGTAATTCATGCAATGAAGCTACAAAAAATCTCGAAGACGCTCTCGGTAAAGTAACAGTTAAGAATAAAACTTCTGATGCTTTCATCTCTAATAAAAGTGAAAACTTAACACAATTAATTAACGATTCTAATGTCACATTTTAG